AGTAATCTACATCTTTTATAATCATTCTTGGCATTCAGTCTAGTCATTTCATCTCCTGGACTGTTAAGCATAGGAACCATGTATTTACTTCTGTATATCTCTGTTACAAAGTCATGTCTGGACTTCCTTAAATATGTAAGGAATGGGTAGGTGAACACCCCCACAAAGGCACATAGGTTTTACTTACTTGCAACTTATATCCTGGGGCTCCAATCCATGACTGGATTCATTTTCATCAACTTAAAAAATGTGAGACTCTGGAAAGCCTCTGGATATCATGGTTTGGTTAAGTATTGCTGGTATTGTACATGATTTGGGGGATCAGATATGAGAGGCAGGGATGCCTCAATGCACCACTCCAGGGGTACTATTTGCATTGTCTTCTTCAAGGAAGGTGTCCCTGGAGTGTTGTACCCAGGGGCCTTGGGAAAAGACTTGGCCTGACTGACCACTGTCTTCTCACCATTCACAGAAAAAGGCATTGCTGGCTCTGAAGAAGCAAAGTAGCAGCAGCACAGCCAGCCAAGGTGGCGTCAAACGCTGTGAGTGACAGGAAATGGAGAGGATTAGAAGTGGGCGGTGTGGGCCTGACCTGTACCGCAGCCAATGTAATGTCTGTTTCCTTCACTACTCCAGCACTGTCAGAGCAGCCTGTGGTGGACACAGCTACAGCAACAGAGCAGGCAAAGCAACTGGTGAAGTCAGGGGCTATCAGTGCCATCAAAGCCGAGACCAAGAACTCAGGCTTCAAACGTTCTCGAACCCTAGAGGGGAAGCTAAAGGTGTGCACAAGCAGGATTGTTCTTGGGACCTTTGATTTCAGAGAGCATCTCTCCAAGTTAGAAGGGAGATAGATTTAAGGGGAAAACAATGCATATTTAGACATGGGCAACTTATTGTACCAACTGAGCTttggggtttctttttttttttttttcccttttcttttctctctgagatgggtctccctatgttgcccaggctgatatTGAACTCTTGGGCACAAGGGATCCCACCTCAGCTTCCCAATAGCTGGACTGTAGgtgtgacccaccacacatgggaAGAGCCTTAGGTTTCTTATTTGTAAAGTGAAAAAAAACTAGGTGACTCCTATTGTCTTCTCTGTTTTATACATTCTGTGATTCTAATCCACGTGAGGTTAGAGCTCTTAAAATGTGTTGCTCCGAGAAGTTGAACAGGCTGAAAACATCATCAGATTCAAGGTAGCGGTTAAACCAGGTACTTTACATGTATGTCaggtcatttattttaaaaactacacACAATCAGATAAGAAGTATATGtagcattaaaagaaaagatcAGAAGTCAAGAAGAGAGTGAGGGAAGAGTAGCCCCTCTATCTCATGGTTAGGCAGCCTCCTGTTCCAACACTGACATAGGCTTCTTCCACCTCTTCAGGACCCTGAGAAGGGGCCAGTCCCTACTTTCCAGCCCTTCCAGAGGAGCATATCTGCTGACGATGACCTGCAGGAGGTAATGGTTCCAATTTGCCATCCCTGAGCTGGGGattgaggaagacgagagaccccaTATTAACTATTCTTGGTTTCTTTTTCAGTCATCCAGACGTCCCCAGAGGAAATCTTTGTATGAGAGGTTAGAGAACTAGACTGGGTCCCACTCAGTGTGGGGATTGATTGCCTAGTCCTTGGGATGGTTGGGactggagttaaaaaaaaaaataggttgtgGAGGGTGTGTTGAGTCTCCACGGGGTCTGGGAGGAGGAAGTAAAGGCCCTCTTTGAATTATATTATCTGTTTCTCTTCAGCTTTGTATCTTCTAGTGATAGACTTTGGGAACTAGGGCCAGATGGAGAAGAAGCAGAGGGCCCAGCGTCTGGTGATGGTCCCCCTCGAAGCTTTGACTGGGGCTATGAAGAACGTGGCAGTGCTCGCTCCTCAACCTCCCCTCCCCGAAGCCGGGACCGCAGCCACGAGAGGAACCGGGACAGAGACCGAGATCGGGAGCGGGACAGAGATCGAGATCGAGATCGGGACCGGGATCGAGACAGAGACCGAGATCGAGATAGAGACAGGGATAGAGATCGAGATCGAGACCGGGACAGGGATAGAGACCGAGACCGAGAGGGCCCTTTCCGCAGTGAGTGATCTTGGCTGGCAGGATGGGTGATCTCAGCTCAGACTTGAGTGGGTGCCACTAAGGTGGAAGGTGAAATGGACTGTCTTGTGATTGATTGCGAATCCCATAGGGTCGGACTCATTCCCTGAACGCCGGGCCCCTCGGAAGGGGAACACTCTGTACGTGTATGGAGAAGACATGACACCCACTCTCCTCCGAGGGGCCTTCTCTCCCTTTGGAAACATCATTGACCTCTCCATGGACCCACCCAGAAAGTAAGGATGGCCACAGGGCATGATAAGAAGACCTGGGATGTAAGGCCTAGGGGAGGAAGCTGCCCTGTTTCCAGCAGCCTGTGAGCACTGTGTTTGGTTGGGTCCAGCAGAGCCCAGAGGCCTTCTACTGACTCTGTTTTTTTCTCATCCCAGCTGTGCCTTCGTCACCTATGAAAAGATGGAGTCAGCAGATCAGGCCGTTGCCGAGGTTGGGACTTCCCAGACctgttcttcccatcccttctgccAGCTTCATGTTTTCTTCTTAAAATACTTGAAAGCCAGGAGGAAATTGGTTCCTTTTGACAGGAAGTCTCTTTCTAGTCACACAGAAAAACTTATAATTTCAGATCCCT
This region of Callospermophilus lateralis isolate mCalLat2 chromosome 6, mCalLat2.hap1, whole genome shotgun sequence genomic DNA includes:
- the Nelfe gene encoding negative elongation factor E; translated protein: MLVIPPGLSEEEEALQKKFNKLKKKKKALLALKKQSSSSTASQGGVKRSLSEQPVVDTATATEQAKQLVKSGAISAIKAETKNSGFKRSRTLEGKLKDPEKGPVPTFQPFQRSISADDDLQESSRRPQRKSLYESFVSSSDRLWELGPDGEEAEGPASGDGPPRSFDWGYEERGSARSSTSPPRSRDRSHERNRDRDRDRERDRDRDRDRDRDRDRDRDRDRDRDRDRDRDRDRDRDRDREGPFRRSDSFPERRAPRKGNTLYVYGEDMTPTLLRGAFSPFGNIIDLSMDPPRNCAFVTYEKMESADQAVAELNGTQVESVQLKVNIARKQPMLDAATGKSLWGSLAVQNSPKGCHRDKRTQIVYNDDVYEENLVDDF